A window of Miscanthus floridulus cultivar M001 chromosome 12, ASM1932011v1, whole genome shotgun sequence genomic DNA:
AGACACATGTTATGTAGCAGAGAATACATGATTGCGAAGTCCAATGTGGTAAAACAAAGGAGGGTGAACTAAATCCATCAACAGTAATCTGTAAATTAGTTTAAACAAGAACAAAATTAATACAGGCTAATACAAGGCCACATCTATCTTTTATATCGAAATATTGTCAGTGCAGATTGGTTGCGGTATACTCTGtccattccaaaatataggtGTGGTTTGACTCGGCACAATTTCAAAAGATTGAAAAGTTTCCTCctttttttttgccttttttttGCGCCGCAATAGGACAAACATACATTTGCCTCCAATCCTATACTGCATAAAAGAAGTAGTAAATAAAAGACAATATCTCACCCTGCAATGAAGCTTGAACTTAGTATAGTAAAGACTATCTGCAATAATCATCAACGCATGTTGGCGTTTGACTGAGAACCACTGAAATAGTTAAAGTCAAAACAAACACCTCCATCAGAATGACCGCAGATTAAAAAAAATAAGCAAAGATGATTGCAAGATTACCTGTGAACCCTTCCTAAAATCAGTCTCTGTGACCTCAGGTAACATATTCTGTGAATATCTAAAATTTCCATGTGGTCCAGGATCGTAAAAGctgataaaaaaacaaaatatgaTGTAAGCTGAAGGAATAATAGCCCAACACAAAACCCAGCTCAGAAATCAATGAAATCATCCAATGTAAAAGTAGAACCAAGAGCTATTGGGTAGAGATGAATTTGAGATAAAGAAACAAACTTACCAGTCAATAAAACTGAGATTTGCCCCCATCAGGTAGTCATATACATAATCAAAATTGTGCAGAGGTACACAGCTGCAAACACACAAAAGAATAGTAAAGACCTGAAAGAACAAACTGTGAAATAAAATGGGATGAAAGCAAAACCATGATATGTACCTATCAGATAGCAAAACAAAATGCTGGTTGTCAATATCTTGTAGAGCATTTGCCAGTAGCCTCCTCTCAGCATCAACCATAGAAATTTTACCCCAAGTTACCTGCAATGGGAATAAGATCATTCAGGTTGTTACTCATCTAGCTTCTGATGAGTTCTTACAAGTACCAATCTACGAAGCATAGGAAAGAACTTTGTCAAAAACATATTGCTGCCATTAATCTGTTTTTGCTTTTTTTCACATAGCTAAATCTTCATGTGTAGAATAAAAAGATAACAGCCTATGAGGAACTAGCTGACACTGTTAATAAGAAATAGGCACACAAATTCGAGTCAAAGAGGGCTTGAACTTGGGTAGTTGGTGTGTACACCACCTCCCACCAACTGAGCTCAGTTCCTTCTGGAACTTCTTCATGTGAAACTAGGGCCATTACCTTTTCGCTGTGTATCTCTCGACCAACAAATATGGGACTGACATGTTCTGGCTTCTCCCTCGAGGCATGAATATATATGGTATACCTTCCCTCATGGCCCTACAGAAATAACAGGAGGTCATGGAGAAATAGACTTTGAGCTAAAAGATGATGACACAATGGATTGTGATATTCCTTCAAAGATTAATGGGCCTTGGCAATACCACCTTTAAACAAAATGCTCAGGACCTATCATTAAATTATAGCTGTTACAAAATGAAGTTACAATAAATGATCCTAAATAGTAATGCAACATGTCTGCATAATAAAGGTCTTCTTACAACATCATACAAAAAGTGGCTTCAGGCTATAGTAGTTATGTAGGACTTCAAATAAGAACAGAATGCAACTCCGAGATTCAATTATGAAAGCCAATTCTGAATTCACTTTGCAAGAGCTACGATAAAATGCATGAATCTACCAATAGAACAAACAGGGGATGTTTACCTCAAAGAACTTTTCCCACAACCTTTCAAATGGCAATGTCCCCGGAGTCAAGAACATGAAAGCTATTTTCGAATTCTTGGATCGAACAGGAGGTGTTGTTAGGATCTGTCTGAAAACAACATGTGAGGCCCTCTCCTCATCAGTCAATTCCCTGGCAGGCTCCGCAGGAAGCCTTCCAGGAAGCCAATCTCTCACAGGAGAAGTGTAATGCGGGGGAGGATACAGATAAGCCCAGGCTAGTGCGATGAAGATAAAAGCTGCAACGGCGAGTATCCACGCTCGTCCTTTTGGAGCTGCTCTCAGGCGAGGAAGTGGAACGGCCTTCATGTCCTTGACGCCTAACTGCCAAACTTGATGCAGCTTCATCTATTTAAGCTTCACAACTCTCATTACTCTCGGACTCCACCAGTATCagtgaaatatggtcggcagaaAATTTCCTCTCGCTTCTACAAGTCCGTCTGCAATAGTATAACAGTTTGGTTGATCACATATACACCGGTGATTTCTACAGAGGAATCAATGTTAATGGGGGAAATTCAGTCAGTATGCACTAGTTAAACTAAATCAGATCCGATTACCCGAATACGAATGCTAGTTTACACTAGGGTTTGGGTGGGTGCTCGGTTCCGCGCATCATTAAGGGACGAGGAGGGTaggcatacctggtgggtgcttTGTCGCCGGCGAAGACCTGGCGAAGGGCCCGGTGAGGGCCtgggcaggcggcggcggcggcgcgcgccaaGTCGTCGCTGGTAGAAAGAAAAGGCCACGCGAGAGAGCGCGCGCGGGGGGAGAACAGCAGAGGGAATCAGAAATCAAGGAAGTCGTGCCAAGGACGAATGCACAGATTGATTTATACGTGCCTGGGGTTCTGGGAAGGGGACGCGGCCGGCGCGGCGGCTGTGACCCGCGACCGCGACGAGGAAAACGGAAAGGAGAGAGAGACGAGGAAAGGGACGAGgtggtttgtttgtttgtttgttttgatACACCACAGGAGGGCGCGCCAAAGGTGTTGTTGCCTTTCCCTCGTTTCGTTCTGAATTTTTAATTTGGCAATGCGTATTCAATATTTTTATTAGTTTTTTTAACAACAGTATAAATGGGTTGTCACGATTGTTCCTCCACTCCTGTTTCCGGATGTCTACTTGCTACACCCAACATCCTCCAAGATTTATttcaataatttttttttgtactATTGTCATGATTCTTATTCCACCTCTATTTCAAGATTTTGTAATTGTACGTTTAACATCCTCTAAAGTTTATGATTGGGAAATTGATTGGACAGCCAGGACTATTCTGCCATTGCAATTTTGCCATTTTAAGGATTGTCAACGTCTTTCGATGTTTTTATAATTATAAACAGAACAAAACTATCTCTCAATTTTTTATACgatctttttttttaaaatctATAGTATGTACATAGACGATCCACAACTTCACATACACACAGAAAAATACCCCTTTAAACAACATGTACACCTCTACTCTTATGGGCACGTGTGAGAAAATAGGTATTGACAAAGTCACCACAATGGACTGCTATTGACATAGCATTGCCTACTTGATCAATTGAGTCTCGTTTGTTAATTAATACATAAATATTCTTCTCCATTGTTATCTTTCTAAATGAATTGATAGAGATCACGATTGATTAGATTTGAAAACACGTATAGTGTAAAAAAGACCTGTTTGGATCACAATTGGACTTTTATAATCTAGATTATAAATAAAATTATTATAATCTAGATTACAAACTATAATAATTAGattgtttcaattcctagaataTTCTTAATTTATGTAGAAATACTCataagaattaaaaaaaaacaggTTCGTGGACCGTGGTGGATTATAGGATAATTGTAATTGGGTGTTCTGAATATGATCCACCTAATATATTACCTGTTTGGATCACTATTAGATTGTTTAGCTAATTATTAATCCAAATAGCCCTTAAAGGAAACGGCCTGGCTGACCGAGTGGTGAGTGGAGGCTCAATACCTGCCCTAGGGGTGTGGTTAGAGTTCGAGTCCTGAGGGACTCACTCTTTTATCTTTGGCTTCGGCCGCAACGACCAGGGGAAAAAAACTCATCGTCTGCCCCACATCCAAAGCATAGGTCTATGCCCAGGGTTCGGGGATTTTCTCGATCTGCGTGGGAAGATCTTCTTCTTAGGCCGGAATACCCGGGGCTGTCTAGCCACCGCgtatcgagtttttttttttcaaatagccCTTAAATATATTGCTCCCCCCTGTTGCACAATATTCCTATTTCTCAAGAAGTCAAATACgttcaactttgaccaaatatatacaagagATTAATAATACTCATGGTGTGCaataagtataattagattaATTATTGAATATATTGTTATAATAcgtttatttggagatataataGAAAATGTGACCTATGCAAATTCTAGGTGACTTTCTTTTCGAGACGGGAAGAGTACAACGGAGGCGAACATGACCTTGATGCTTCACTTTTGTGTCGTATTTATCCTCCTTTTGGTTTTGGTTAGCGCTTCGTCAGCAAGTAGTGTCGAACTAACTTtagattagtttttttttttcgcgAACGTGCCActacacgtatttcattaagaatgTAGACTTTAGATTAGTTATGTATAAAAACTTCTTGCCCCCATAAAAATCACACGCGGAAGGATGAAGAGACGGCTAACGGAAGCCCGAAGGAAGACGAGGAAAGTGAATGAACAGATGGGAAGGAAAGAAGGACGGCCAGGTGAAACAACCAGATGTCGCACACTACCTGCCACCTCGAGTGGCAAAAAGAAGGGAGTCCCTATACGTTGCCAAATGGACCTCCTCTGGCGCAAAGCCGTTTGCTTAGATTGTGGACAGACGACATGCATGTTTGTACTTTCGTGGGGGCATCTTGCTCGGGATCAGAAGGAGAAGATGGCGCATCTTGTGTTGCGACGCTACACACGAGAGCACCACCGTTCTGAGCCCAACCAAACCTGGGTATCCCAACAGCGAAGCAACAGGCTTCCTGGTTTCTTCCACGCACTTCCGTCGCCGGCAGAAAGGACCGCGCGCCGGCCGCCGCCCGGGACTGAGGACACGTCATCACCCGGCACAACCAGCTTCCACATGGCACCAGGGACGGACCCACAGGATATGCAGGGTGGGCCACCGCATACTCTGGGGTCCGCCAATTATAAAGATAGGTAGAAATTTTcaatgtaaaaaaaaataaaaaagaaaattttCATCGAATTGCATAAGAAAATTTTTTGCTGCGCATACTCAgaggtaaaaacctaggtccgtcaCTGTCTGGCGCAAAGCCGTTTGCTTAGATTGTGGACAGACGACATGCATGTTTGTACTTTCGTGGGGGCATCTTGCTCGGGATCAGAATGTTAAAaatgataggcaatataaacgacgaagaatagtagatcaaacacaggagacacgagattttaacgtgaaaaaccctcccaaggtggaagggaaaaaccacgggcaccagccagcaaaacttcactatatcgggtgaggttacaaacgccgGAGATTTACAACTTGGGATACCCTAACCTAGGGGCCTTCCCGTATACAAGTCTATGATGCCTGTGAGGGAGCTGGTctgtatatatagggagaaaaaaccccacaccctcgtctattagcGATACAgaactaatagatggtgtagtccctcttaacgctaatgggccgctttgcttcggcccaaacttgaatttggatcatagctcaacaaactccaccttgagacaaattctttcttgtagcataaaacgaacattcaccctgaaacaacaaagaaatacttccGATGCCAAATAGCCTCTTGGACTAAACAAttataccaactaagcttgagcaaagctcaaacttagcaacagaaactggctttgtcaacatatcagcaggattatcatgtatgcttatcttgcataccttcagcttaccttgcgcGACCACATCAcgaacataatggtatttgacatcaatgtgcttcgttctctcacggaacatctgatctttagtgagacatatagcactttgactgtcacaaaataaattaatgtAAGATTCATCTTCACAAAGCTCAGCAAACAAATCtttcaaccaaactgattctttacatgcttcagcaatagccatgtattctgcttcagtggtAGACAGGACAACAACGGGTTGCAATGTTGTCCTCTaactcacagcacaaccaccAATAGTGAACACATAACCTGTGAGAGATCTCCTCTTATCTAAATCAGCAGCAAAATCTGAATCCACGTAGCCAGTGAGTCCCTTATCAGTCCTGCCAAACTTCAAACAGGCATTTGTTGTACCACAAAGGTAtctgaaaatccactgaacagccttccaatgttctttaccaggattagccatgtatctactaaccaaactcatagcatatgataaatcaggacaagagcaaaccatggcatacatcaaagaaccaacagcactagaatatggaactcttgacatgtactcaaaatcctcatccgtactagcacattgtaaagctgataatttgaaatgaggagcaataggagtaccaacagactttgcatcatgcatgttgaaacgatgaagaactttcttaatATAATTTTGCTGACTAAAAAATAACAAACCAGAAGTTATGTCTCTTGTAATTtccatacctagaatcttcttagcagcaccaagatccttcatctcaaactcactactcaacagtttcttcaacgtagtgatttctttcttgctcttggcagcaattaacatatcatcaatatataacagcaagtatataggtgatccctcaacaaatttaatgtacacacagctatcaaattctgacctcttaaaaccatgtgacatcataaaagaatcaaaccttttaTACCATTGACAAGGAGACTGTTTTaaaccatataaggacctctttaatttgcaaacatgatcctccttaccaggtactatgaacccttctggctggtCCATGTATATCTCCTCCTCTAGCTCTCCATGAAGAAACGCAGTctttacatctaactgctcaagctcaagatctcgcatagcaacaataccgaaaaatatacgaattgaactatgctttacaactagagagaacacatcattataatcaacACCAGGAATCTAACTGaaaccttttgctactaaccttgccttaaatcttggaggctcactaggagacaaaccttcctttctcttgaagatccatttgcaacgAACGGCCTTCTTATGTTTAGGCAAGCGCACAACATCCCATGTGCCATTTTTCTCAAGTGACTGCATCTTTTCTTGCATAGCAGAAATCTACTTCTCGCGGTCACTAGAAACAATAGCTTCAGTGTACGTAGCCGGCTCATGAATGTTCTCAACCTGTTTAGCACAACTAAAGGCATAATGAACAATATCACATTCCTCAATTAAACGTGGACGAGGTCCACAACTCCTCTTTGTTATGCGATCTGCAATAGACTGATTTTGAGGCTGCAAAATAGGAGATGAGTGCTGAATAATATcatgaacattgttatcaacaatttcagtttcctgatcatctacgtgctccacctgcacgctaacatgttctTGCTCCTCATCAGAACCAACTGGTGAAACATCTGTAGACAAGCTGTTATTAAACataacagattcattgaaaacaacgctCCTGCTTATGAAAGTCTTTTTAGTTTTAGGATTccataacttatatcctttaactccagaaccataaccaagaaacagacacttaatggctctaggttctagctttccattatcaacatgagcataagcagtgcaaccgaaaactctcaactatgaataatcagcaggcataccagaccatacctcaatgggagttttcttattaagtgggATAGAAGGTGACCGGTTGATCAAGTAATAGGCAGTGTTagcagcctcagcccaaaaacgCCTGTTCATATGAGCATTGGATAACATGCAACGAGCCCTCGAGATGATCGTTCGGTTCATGCGCTCagccacaccattctgctgaggagtgTACGGAATAGTGTggtgcctaacaatgccttcttccctgcagtaatcattaaaagcatccgaacagaattcaccgccattgtcagtacgaagcaattttaccttcttttcagtttgcctttctatcataactttccactctttaaaagcagcaaaagtattATCTTTACttttcagaaaataaggccacacttttctagagtaatcatcaataatggtaagcatgtaacgagcaccaccatagGAGGGCTTACGAGACGGCCCCCACAAATCAGCATGTACATAATCAAGTGTACCTTTGGTGGTATGAACAGATGCATTGAATTTTACTCTCTTGTGCTTACCAAAAACACAATGCTCATAGAACTTCATCTTACCCAcagtgcagccatccagcaggtctctcttgatcaattctgccataccaagttcactcatatacccaagacgcatatgccagagattagttttacttggttcatcattagaAACAGCAGCAGTAGTGACGGAACCATGTAAAGTACTTCCTCTaagaacatataactttgcaAAGTTCATATCACCTATCATATAAATGAGAGAGCCTTTTGATACCTTACACACTCCACCTGAACCGGAGTGTCTGTACCCCTCGGCATCAAGTGTGCTGAGGGAGATGAGATTTCTGGCCATTCCTGGTATGTGCCTCACATCTTTTAGTGTGCGTATCATGTCATCATGCATCTTGATCTGAACGGAGCCAATGCCCACAATCTCACGGGGGTTGTTATCTCCCATACGCATAACATCTCCACTCTGCACAGACTCATAAGAACTGAACCAATCTCtgttagagcatatatgaaacgagcatgcagaatcaagtatccattcatcacgaccagcaacacaaccagcaaaaacAACTAGAACATCTCCTGAATCAGAATTATCAACAGCGGAGACAACAGAGGCCTTACCATCACCATCGGATTTATTTTTTGGTTTATACGTACCAtttcttttctccttattctgcagcttccaacaatcctcaatgacatgagtatctttcttacaatacctgcagaacttatccctgcctctggactttgaacggcctttaccattcttgctcttgtctcgattattgttgttgttgtaggttttCTGCTCGGACCTACCTCTAACCTGCAACACTTCGCCCTTGGAGGATGACACATCAGACTGAACCATAcctttcatcttcttcctcgtctggagggcctcatatacttccgcaagagttagttcatcacggcttaATAGTATGGTATCTCAAAAATTTGCAAATGAAGTAGGCAGTGAGCATAACAGTAGAAGAgctaaatcttcatcatcatattttacctccatcgacactaggtcggcaacgatctccttaaagatcgataagtggttcatcaccgaaccaccttcttgcagcttgtgcgtgaacaacttcatcttcacgtgcatcttactggttagatccttggacatacagatcgattctagcttgagccaaagttctgcagcagttttctcctgcagcacttcttgcaaaatatcattatgtagaTGAAGTTGAATCAGAGACAGAGCCTTACGATCCTTCCACTTCTCTTCAGCGGTCCATGACTTCTGCCCTTTTCCTCCGAAATCGTCCAGCGCCTCATCAAGATCCGAAGATTGTGCCAGAAtcgcccgcatcttgacttgccacagtgcaaatctcgtcttgtaatccagcagcggtagatcaaacttcatcgatgccatcgcgaaaccctaaggtcaaaccaagctctggtaccacttgttaaaaacgataggcaatataaacgacgaagaacagtagatcaaacacAGGAGACACGGGATTTTAACGtgagggaaaaaccacgggcaccagtcAGCAAaacttcactatatcgggtgaggttacaaacgccgAAGATTTACAACTTGGGATACCCTAACCTAGGGGCCTTCCCGTATACAAGTCTATGATGCCTGTGAGGGAGGTGGTctgtatatatagggagaaaaaaccccacaccctcatctattagcaatacggaactaatagatggtgtagtTTCTCTTAACACTAATGAACCGCTTTGCTTCGACCcaaacttgaatttggatcatagctcaacacACAAGGAGAAGATGGCGCATCTTGTGTTGCGACGCTACACACGAGAGCACCACCGTTCTGAGCCCAACCAAACCTGGGTATCCCAACAGCGAAGCAACAGGCTTCCTGGTTTCTTCCACGCACTTCCGTCGCCGGCAGAAAGGACCGCGCGCCGGCCGCCGCCCGGGACTGAGGACACGTCATCACCCGGCACAACCAGCTTCCACATGGCACTTACTTCCACGTCCCGCTGCACCAACGATAAGCCAGCGTGCGGCCGATTTGACAGGGACATATCGGTCCGGCGTTCGGCGACCGATCGGTGCGGCGGTGCCCGTCGTGATCGACCCGAGCGGCATTCTTCCCAACCTGACAACAGCTTCCACCAGCTGTCGCGCACCTCCACTGCGCGCGCGAGACGGCTCACGACTCACGACTCGGGTGATCAGGTCCAGGCGAGGCGACGCGCGCCCGCGTCAAACAGCAGCGGAAGCAAGCTGAACATGCGCCGGTGGTGCCCGTCGTCGTTGTCGAACTATAGACAAGCGGGGCCCGCACTGCCGCCGTGCCGCTTGCGCCGCGTCCGTCAGGGATATCTGGATGGAATatgggtgcgtttagatccaaaaaaattttggattttggctcactgtagcatttcgtttgtatttggtaattagtgtctaattatggactaattaggttcaaaagtttcatctcacgatttctcgaccaactgtgtaattagttttttttttcgtctatatttagtactccatgcatgtgccgcaagattcgatgtgacagttactatgcaaaattttttggcaactaaacgggaCCTATGCCAACTTTTTTGTTTCTGTTGTTGTCGTTGACATTCGACTATTCGAGGACGCCAGATCATCAGGACCGTATTTATAAATAtataaaagagaaaaaaaatacacACTTGTATACGCCGTGTCAAAGGGGAAACAAAACCACATGCAAATATGCGATGCACAGACAGTTTCGTTGTCATGTACACGTACGCGTTCGCGTACCCGTCAGAGTCACAGCTGCTGGAATCTGCAAGGCACGGAGGAGGCTGCTGAGCGTTCGACGGCTCGGCGGCGGTCGGCGCAGTCCAGGAAGGAAGTTTCCGCTGTTCGGCCTTCGGCGTCGCCAGCTTTCACAAGGAACACACCTGCTGCAGGgaagggaaaaaaagaaaaacgtTTCAGACCGTTTCGCGTCGCGCCGACCCGTGCTGGATGCGACAATTAGCTGTTTCTCTTCAAGGCTCGCATGTTCTGAACTTCTTCTGAAGACAAGACGGGAACGGGTCTCGACTCTCGAGTCGATAGATAACGCGTCGATCGACCCGCCACGAGTTCACGACCGTGTTCTATTCCGGGTTCCGTTAACGGTACGACGAGGAGGAGAATGTTGACCGCCCATGTAATTTTCTCGATACTCCTTTTCTTACCTTGTCGTGGCGACGTCTCTACCTGTCGACTCTGCGTTCCTGCTTGCGGCTACGAGATCTgctcctgcctgcctgcctgcctctgtAGTCCGTCCTTCCTCGCCTGATTTCTCCTACTGCAGAGCCGAAGGGCATGAGTTGTAGAGTCAGTCATAGCAGCATCACTGTGTGACCGTGACAAAGTCTCACGGCCAATATTgttttgttaaaaaaaaaacGCTATTTGGATACCGGACAATTGCTGAGACGATCTTGTAAATGCACAACGCCGGCAGCGCGAACAGAGCGGGCGACTGCAAGCGTTGGGGCGCACCGGTGAGTTTCGGAGAGGCATGGCGAAAACTTGAGCAGTGGCGATTACATATGCCACAGCTGACAGCCCACAGGGGAACTTACCGTGATCCATGCCAGTTTGTCAACTGAAAGGGGCGTCAGCAGTTGATTGCCCTGAAGGAAGCGCTTCACTCCGTTCTGAACCTGCATGGCGCCTGTGATGAGTTCAGAGACATCTGAATTCTGTGAACCAAAACACATACTACGCAATGCAGGCGAGAGAGGAAACCAGTAGGAGGCTGTACCTGATGATGGTATTCGCTTGTAAACGAGACGAGGCTTCTCCACGCGGATGTTGCGGGCCTCATGTAAGGTTCGAGAACCACGCTTGCTCTAGACAGGTGAGGTTCAGATGCTGCGACGACGCGGCTGAGGTATGGCCGGCAGAATCTCTTGGGTTCATGAATGAAACAGTTAAATGTTCAGAATCAGAATGGGAGTTCAGCAATGCAACCACACAATATATACATAAGATGACAATGATGCAATATAAGAACCTGCCAATAGTTATCTGCGAATCCTCCTCCCGTCACTGTACACGCTTGGATAACATCCCTGCAAACTCTGTACACTGCTGATGTGAATGCCACGGTAGCATTCCTCAGTGCGTCGAGATGGCCTTTTGACACTCGAACTAGTTTCTTCATCAGGAGGCAAAACATATTGCAAGTCAGGAAGACATGATTAGGCATACTATGAACGAGCAGATAATACTGACTACTGATAAACAAAAACCGGAAGATGCTGGTTCCTGCAAAAGGGCAAATGCATAATACAACTGGACAGAAGTTGAACGCTACTGAAATCCCACTAGTTTGATGCATGAGTCAGCCTGACCTGGCAGCGTAGAACACGTACTGCAAGCCAATGGGGAAGCCACATGCCATGAACCTGAAAACAAACCATACTGCCTTGATGAATACAGCAATGGAAACATCAGGCaacgaagaaaaaaaaactaatcttTGTGAAACCAGGAGAATTCCTAAAACCTTTGCCAACTCTTCAGCCTTAGATTTTGCCTCGTTTTCCAACAACGAAAGTTTGTCCTGAGCAAATCAAATCGCATGAAGCACTTGTTTTTCTTATGACTCTGTG
This region includes:
- the LOC136498018 gene encoding uncharacterized protein isoform X6 encodes the protein MDLLKALIVATLLCLCFVRALCDAASASPSPEQEREIQMLRSKVASLEDEISRRKEETSEVESVVRERTSQMATLKVNLGDDESVMKANTHTAMLEKQIERLGNDLEDQIRKGESLESRAIEAERSLHEFGRKLEHAEGTNIEQQKKIQDLSDRLQYSQDKLSLLENEAKSKAEELAKVHGMWLPHWLAVRVLRCQKLVRVSKGHLDALRNATVAFTSAVYRVCRDVIQACTVTGGGFADNYWQRFCRPYLSRVVAASEPHLSRASVVLEPYMRPATSAWRSLVSFTSEYHHQVQNGVKRFLQGNQLLTPLSVDKLAWITSPALFALPALCIYKIVSAIVRRRNQARKDGLQRQAGRQEQIS
- the LOC136498018 gene encoding uncharacterized protein isoform X2 translates to MDLLKALIVATLLCLCFVRALCDAASASPSPEQEREIQMLRSKVASLEQSSLAAEDEISRRKEETSEVESVVRERTSQMATLVGALELLQVNLGDDESVMKANTHTAMLEKQIERLGNDLEDQIRKGESLESRAIEAERSLHEFGRKLEHAEGTNIEQQKKIQDLSDRLQYSQDKLSLLENEAKSKAEELAKVHGMWLPHWLAVRVLRCQKLVRVSKGHLDALRNATVAFTSAVYRVCRDVIQACTVTGGGFADNYWQRFCRPYLSRVVAASEPHLSRASVVLEPYMRPATSAWRSLVSFTSEYHHQVQNGVKRFLQGNQLLTPLSVDKLAWITSPALFALPALCIYKIVSAIVRRRNQARKDGLQRQAGRQEQIS